From one Lolium rigidum isolate FL_2022 chromosome 4, APGP_CSIRO_Lrig_0.1, whole genome shotgun sequence genomic stretch:
- the LOC124706683 gene encoding WRKY transcription factor 22-like, with product MDSSGGDWGLEAVVRSCVGGSSGAVDVPSSEAAEPPPVAAPCREVILGCVAPAQPVRAAASSSLLYDVLEYLDLEHEQLSRAPFSITPSSAREREVLISFPAASTSGQPLPATSRKQVGRKPSGRAHRPKRSKSKKNMVKKVVREVPVADGGVSGPDDQWAWRKYGQKPIKGSPYPRGYYKCSSLKACTARKLVERSPAKPGVLIVTYIADHCHAVPTHINALAGTARNPPQSPLSDDTTKREEYSADVSSSVAADTGADGDSELWAPVEMDDVFGAFDDDFDHFFDDGDVFGQSVSL from the exons ATGGACAGCTCTGGCGGCGATTGGGGCCTCGAGGCGGTCGTCAGGAGCTGCGTCGGTGGCTCCTCCGGTGCCGTCGACGTTCCCAGCTCTGAAGCTGCAGAGCCGCCTCCGGTGGCCGCTCCTTGCCGGGAAGTCATCCTTGGCTGCGTGGCTCCGGCGCAACCGGTGAGAGCGGCGGCGTCCTCGTCGCTGTTGTACGACGTGCTAGAGTACCTAGACCTGGAGCACGAGCAGCTGTCTAGGGCGCCATTTTCCATCACACCGTCGTCCGCTCGTGAGCGCGAGGTGCTCATCTCCTTCCCGGCCGCCTCGACATCCGGGCAGCCACTGCCGGCGACCTCAAGGAAGCAGGTCGGCCGGAAACCGAGCGGTCGGGCACACAGACCTAAAAGAAG CAAGAGCAAAAAGAACATGGTGAAGAAGGTGGTGCGCGAGGTGCCGGTGgccgacggcggcgtctccggccCCGATGACCAGTGGGCGTGGCGAAAGTACGGCCAGAAACCCATCAAGGGCTCCCCGTACCCACG AGGATACTACAAGTGCAGCAGCCTCAAGGCGTGCACGGCGCGGAAGCTGGTGGAGCGCAGCCCGGCCAAGCCCGGGGTGCTCATCGTCACCTACATCGCCGACCACTGCCACGCCGTGCCCACCCACATCAACGCGCTCGCCGGCACCGCGCGCAACCCGCCGCAGTCGCCCTTATCCGACGACACTACGAAGCGTGAGGAGTACAGCGCCGACGTCTCGTCCTCCGTGGCCGCGGACACTGGCGCCGACGGCGACTCCGAGCTCTGGGCGCCCGTGGAGATGGACGATGTGTTCGGTGCCTTTGATGATGATTTCGACCATTTCTTCGATGACGGCGATGTGTTCGGACAATCGGTTTCGCTCTAG